Proteins from a single region of Haloarcula laminariae:
- a CDS encoding transcriptional regulator: MREASRTTRQRIADRLRDEPMAAGSIANDFEIPTSTALTHVEHIAKSLDATDEQLLVAPPECNQCGFTDFDDLTNRPSRCPECKAESVAEPAYRIG; encoded by the coding sequence ATGCGCGAGGCAAGTCGTACGACGCGCCAGCGCATCGCGGACCGCTTGCGCGATGAGCCCATGGCCGCGGGCAGTATAGCCAACGACTTCGAGATTCCGACCAGCACCGCGCTCACACACGTCGAACACATCGCGAAGTCCCTCGACGCGACGGACGAGCAACTGCTCGTCGCGCCCCCCGAGTGCAACCAGTGTGGCTTCACCGACTTCGACGACCTGACGAACCGGCCGAGTCGCTGTCCCGAGTGCAAGGCCGAGAGCGTCGCCGAGCCGGCCTACCGAATCGGCTGA
- a CDS encoding NAD(P)/FAD-dependent oxidoreductase, translated as MYTDEQFDYDVAVVGGGPAGLTSALYTTRLGMDTVVVNRGGGRAAMMTDTHNVIGVTEDVSGNEFLQTAREQVEDYGGTYRRGFVESVEPLDDTDGFDVTTADGDLTVKRVVLATGFSDERPDPPLPRTGKGLHWCLHCDAFMFVGEPVFVMGTGESAAYVAMIMLNYTDDVDILTRGEEPEWSEDTQKMLDNHPVEVVETELSGKRTDDDGWLEAYEFEDGSVREYKGGFPMLGSDYHAEIADGLGVERNDDGTVAVGDHGETSVPGVYAVGDLTPGHNQIPVAMGEGADAGIAIHKDLRKYPRSVEDIESEGPVEDVDVPAVSPELFATALGHEGHAAGPRPVDEDEPEAAADDD; from the coding sequence ATGTATACCGACGAGCAGTTCGACTACGACGTGGCCGTGGTCGGCGGGGGACCCGCCGGACTGACGAGCGCGCTGTACACGACCCGCCTGGGGATGGACACCGTCGTCGTCAACCGCGGCGGCGGCCGGGCCGCGATGATGACCGATACCCACAACGTCATCGGCGTCACCGAGGACGTGAGCGGCAACGAGTTCCTCCAGACGGCCCGGGAGCAGGTCGAGGACTACGGCGGGACCTACCGGCGTGGCTTCGTGGAGTCGGTCGAACCGCTCGACGACACGGACGGCTTCGACGTGACGACGGCCGACGGCGACCTCACGGTCAAGCGCGTCGTGTTGGCCACCGGCTTCTCCGACGAGCGGCCCGACCCGCCCCTGCCCCGCACCGGGAAGGGGCTCCACTGGTGTCTCCACTGTGACGCGTTCATGTTCGTCGGCGAGCCCGTCTTCGTGATGGGCACAGGGGAGTCGGCGGCCTACGTCGCGATGATTATGCTGAACTACACCGACGACGTGGACATCCTGACCCGCGGCGAGGAGCCCGAGTGGAGCGAGGACACACAGAAAATGCTCGACAACCACCCCGTCGAGGTCGTCGAGACCGAGCTCTCGGGCAAACGCACCGACGACGACGGCTGGCTGGAAGCCTACGAGTTCGAGGACGGGAGCGTCCGGGAGTACAAGGGCGGCTTCCCGATGCTGGGGTCGGACTACCACGCCGAAATCGCCGACGGGCTGGGCGTCGAGCGCAACGACGACGGCACCGTCGCCGTCGGCGACCACGGCGAGACGAGCGTTCCCGGGGTGTACGCCGTCGGCGACCTGACGCCGGGCCACAACCAGATTCCGGTGGCGATGGGCGAGGGCGCCGACGCCGGCATCGCTATCCACAAGGACCTCCGGAAATACCCGCGTTCGGTCGAGGACATCGAAAGCGAGGGGCCGGTCGAAGACGTTGACGTGCCCGCAGTCTCGCCCGAACTCTTCGCCACGGCGCTCGGCCACGAGGGCCACGCCGCCGGGCCGCGGCCGGTCGACGAGGACGAGCCGGAAGCCGCCGCGGACGACGACTAA
- a CDS encoding methyl-accepting chemotaxis protein yields MVGIGIGDNDTTGPVGSVREFLRYIPSGDTIPESTWRNRHRRILLVLFAHIPFLLALGLYEGTEAVLTGATIPAVPLWRVALNLAVIGGLGALALWPRFSRRSRTALASLGTVVSSTTLVFFSGGFIEAHFHFFVALIILALYEDWLPFAVGFVGVGVSHVVFGVIDASRVYNHIAAMEHPMVWGAIHAAFVGAAAVGLMAQWYSTEKSRERVQEQLKEVEQKRNEIDDLEAKKAEVEAARAAAEEAEETAQQKQREVERLNEQLEQTASDYSDAMARAANGDLTVRLETTTDSEAMREIAEAFNEMVAETEATMREIQSFADEVAAGSEEADGSVSEVSRTSADVSESIQQIADGTDEQREMLETVTDEMTDLSATVEEVAASADTVAETASESADVAADSEQTAQQTAEDVREVKASLDETVTGIRELDDRMDEIGDIVELIGDIAEQTNMLALNANIEAARAGSGDGSGDGFAVVAGEVKQLAEETQESATRIERLIEATQEQVAATVEKGEAANRSMTEGVEAVEEVADAFATVRENARATDAGIREIRDATDDQAATAEEVVSMAGEVSEISDENSAEATNVSAAAEEQAASMSEVSESVLALNERADQLKDLLSSFTVGAAETEVFSDDAPGTGPRSVQTD; encoded by the coding sequence ATGGTAGGTATAGGTATCGGGGATAACGATACGACGGGCCCGGTCGGGTCGGTCCGCGAGTTTCTCAGATACATCCCGAGCGGTGACACGATTCCGGAATCGACGTGGCGGAACCGCCACCGGCGGATTCTGCTGGTGCTGTTTGCACATATCCCCTTCCTGCTCGCGTTGGGCCTCTACGAGGGGACCGAAGCGGTCCTCACCGGGGCGACGATTCCCGCGGTGCCGCTCTGGCGGGTAGCGTTGAATCTCGCGGTCATCGGCGGGCTGGGAGCGCTCGCGCTGTGGCCGCGGTTCAGCCGTCGGAGCCGGACCGCACTCGCGTCGCTGGGGACCGTGGTCTCCTCGACGACGCTGGTCTTCTTTTCCGGCGGCTTCATCGAAGCGCACTTCCACTTCTTCGTCGCACTCATCATCCTGGCGCTGTACGAGGACTGGCTCCCCTTCGCGGTCGGTTTCGTCGGCGTGGGAGTCTCCCACGTCGTCTTCGGTGTCATCGACGCGAGCCGGGTGTACAACCACATCGCGGCCATGGAACACCCGATGGTGTGGGGAGCGATTCACGCGGCCTTCGTCGGCGCGGCGGCCGTCGGGCTGATGGCGCAGTGGTACTCGACGGAGAAGTCCCGCGAGCGGGTCCAGGAGCAACTCAAGGAGGTCGAGCAAAAGCGCAACGAGATAGACGACCTCGAAGCCAAGAAAGCCGAGGTCGAGGCGGCCAGAGCGGCGGCCGAGGAAGCCGAGGAGACGGCCCAGCAGAAGCAACGCGAGGTCGAGCGCCTGAACGAGCAACTGGAGCAAACCGCCAGCGACTACAGCGACGCGATGGCGCGGGCGGCAAACGGCGACCTGACGGTCCGACTGGAGACGACGACCGACAGCGAGGCCATGCGGGAAATCGCCGAGGCGTTCAACGAGATGGTCGCCGAGACGGAGGCGACGATGCGGGAGATACAGTCGTTCGCGGACGAGGTGGCGGCCGGGAGCGAGGAGGCCGACGGCAGCGTGAGCGAGGTCTCGCGGACGAGCGCGGACGTGAGCGAGTCCATCCAGCAGATAGCCGACGGCACCGACGAACAGCGGGAGATGCTCGAAACCGTGACCGACGAGATGACGGACCTCTCCGCGACGGTCGAGGAGGTCGCCGCGTCCGCCGACACCGTCGCGGAGACGGCGTCAGAGTCCGCCGACGTCGCGGCCGACAGCGAACAGACGGCACAGCAGACCGCCGAGGACGTCCGCGAGGTCAAAGCGTCCCTCGACGAGACGGTGACCGGTATCCGGGAGCTGGACGACCGGATGGACGAGATCGGCGACATCGTCGAGCTCATCGGCGACATCGCCGAACAGACGAACATGCTGGCGCTGAACGCCAACATCGAGGCCGCCCGAGCGGGCAGCGGCGACGGCAGCGGCGACGGCTTCGCAGTCGTCGCGGGGGAGGTCAAACAGCTCGCCGAGGAGACCCAGGAGTCGGCGACCCGGATAGAGCGGCTCATCGAAGCGACGCAGGAACAGGTGGCGGCGACGGTCGAGAAGGGCGAGGCGGCCAACCGGAGCATGACCGAAGGGGTCGAGGCGGTCGAGGAAGTCGCGGACGCGTTCGCGACGGTCCGGGAGAACGCCCGGGCGACCGACGCCGGTATCCGGGAGATACGCGACGCGACGGACGACCAGGCGGCCACGGCCGAAGAAGTCGTCTCGATGGCGGGCGAAGTCTCCGAGATAAGCGACGAGAACTCCGCGGAGGCGACGAACGTCTCCGCGGCGGCCGAGGAACAGGCCGCCTCGATGAGCGAAGTGAGCGAGAGCGTGCTGGCGCTGAACGAACGGGCCGACCAGCTCAAGGACCTCCTGTCGTCCTTTACCGTCGGCGCGGCCGAGACGGAGGTGTTCTCGGACGACGCACCCGGGACCGGTCCGCGGTCGGTACAGACCGACTGA
- a CDS encoding DpnI domain-containing protein: protein MTMTRENRTEAEVCPECDNNPVVLESGGYFCDCCNEEFTRADLVTLT, encoded by the coding sequence ATGACCATGACGCGCGAAAACCGCACGGAGGCCGAGGTGTGCCCGGAGTGTGACAACAACCCCGTTGTTCTGGAGAGCGGCGGCTACTTCTGTGACTGCTGTAACGAGGAGTTCACCCGCGCGGACCTCGTGACGCTCACGTAA
- a CDS encoding hemolysin family protein, with product MVDLVFSLGQLLIALVLVVLNGFFVATEFAFVRVRSTSVEQLAEEGRAGSETLQDVMANLDDYLAVTQLGITLASLGLGWAGEPAVASLIEPVLGPLLPADLLHLVAFAIAFSFITFLHVVFGELAPKTIAIAEAERISLLVAAPMKLCYYLFYPGLVVFNGTANAFTRLIGVPPASETEESLEEREIRRVLARSSEQGHVDTAEVEMIERVFDLDDTTVRTVMVPRPDVVTIPADASLTEIRETVLSAGHTRYPVVDSDDQDEVVGFLDVKDVLRAVEEDGETTAAELARGLLMVPETATADDLLLQFREERQQMAAVVDEWGAFEGIVTIEDVVEAVVGDLRDGFDVDEREPAVREVGSDRYDIDGSVPLALVNDELGSTFESDGVETIGGLVLARLGEIPEPGDSVEAAGYRIEVATVDGARISTVLVEPLDTTAE from the coding sequence ATGGTAGACCTCGTTTTCTCGCTCGGTCAGCTCCTCATCGCGCTCGTACTCGTGGTACTGAACGGCTTTTTCGTCGCGACGGAGTTCGCGTTCGTCCGGGTGCGCTCGACCTCCGTCGAACAGCTGGCCGAGGAGGGCCGAGCCGGCTCGGAGACGCTCCAGGACGTGATGGCTAACCTCGACGACTACCTCGCGGTCACCCAGCTCGGCATCACGCTGGCCTCGCTGGGGCTGGGGTGGGCCGGCGAGCCGGCGGTCGCGTCGCTCATCGAGCCGGTCCTGGGGCCGCTCCTTCCGGCGGACCTGCTTCACCTGGTCGCCTTTGCCATCGCGTTCAGTTTCATCACCTTCCTCCACGTGGTCTTCGGCGAACTCGCGCCCAAGACCATCGCCATCGCCGAGGCCGAACGGATTTCCCTGCTGGTCGCGGCCCCGATGAAGCTGTGTTACTACCTGTTTTACCCGGGGCTGGTCGTGTTCAACGGGACCGCCAACGCCTTCACGCGTCTCATCGGCGTCCCGCCGGCCTCCGAGACCGAGGAGTCACTCGAAGAGCGTGAGATTCGGCGCGTGCTGGCCCGCTCCAGCGAGCAGGGCCACGTCGACACGGCCGAAGTCGAGATGATAGAGCGCGTCTTCGACCTCGACGACACCACGGTCCGGACCGTGATGGTCCCGCGGCCCGACGTGGTGACCATCCCGGCCGACGCCTCGCTGACCGAGATTCGGGAAACCGTCCTGTCGGCCGGCCACACCCGCTACCCGGTCGTCGACAGCGACGACCAGGACGAGGTGGTCGGCTTCCTCGACGTCAAGGACGTGTTGCGCGCCGTCGAGGAGGACGGCGAGACGACGGCGGCCGAACTGGCTCGCGGCCTCCTCATGGTCCCCGAGACGGCCACCGCCGACGACCTCCTGTTGCAGTTCCGCGAGGAGCGCCAGCAGATGGCCGCGGTCGTCGACGAGTGGGGCGCCTTCGAGGGTATCGTCACCATCGAGGACGTCGTCGAGGCCGTCGTCGGCGACCTCAGGGACGGGTTCGACGTCGACGAGCGCGAGCCGGCCGTCCGGGAAGTCGGCTCGGATCGGTACGACATCGACGGGAGCGTCCCGCTGGCGCTGGTCAACGACGAGCTGGGGTCGACCTTCGAGAGCGACGGCGTCGAGACAATCGGCGGACTGGTGCTCGCGCGGCTGGGCGAGATTCCGGAGCCGGGCGACAGCGTCGAGGCCGCCGGCTACCGCATCGAGGTCGCCACCGTCGACGGCGCCCGAATCTCGACCGTACTGGTCGAGCCCCTCGATACGACTGCCGAGTAA
- a CDS encoding formate/nitrite transporter family protein, with protein sequence MADSHGPTGPADDDDGAEEVPVTGEVVPDKFSSDEVFQRIVADADHEITSGVRELFFSALAGGFAITITLLVYASMYPKTDSSIAAALLYPIGFIYIIIGGYQLYTENTLPPVALTLERLASIPALLRHWGIVAAGNFVGGAIGAVVLAYGGVFSPEAATVAANLAAEGVYETSNVELFFKGAYAGLIVAGVVWMNFAARDTVTRLLVVYIAFLTIPLANLFHVVVSFTEATFLMLTGDLPLLLAMTDFIVPVMLGNTIGGVVLVTIVNYYQTTEDRLETARFEHVRRLSVREWLLGNLAGRSYVPLVDTVEDFVRDPQSYRVLVPIANPRTESTLVELACALASTREKGTVHVAHVVQAPQQSSAMADREQRDRIVEESSGQLDDLDRLAEQYDVKLETSTIVSHRSFEVVFDRATRTRPDLVLMNWEEDGLWASARAERPLAELTNQLPTDFLVVKNRGGDASRILVPTAGGPASDLSADVARGLRSAVGSEITLLHVAESGEREAGEAFLAEWAESHDLGDAARIVDDSGDVERAIEREAADHTMVMLGATEQGILSRLVTDSLHLNVVDEVEGTVLLAERATDRSLLQRLIGAGRREK encoded by the coding sequence ATGGCCGACTCACACGGCCCCACCGGGCCGGCGGATGACGATGACGGGGCCGAGGAAGTCCCCGTCACGGGCGAAGTCGTACCCGACAAGTTCTCCTCCGACGAGGTGTTCCAGCGCATCGTCGCCGACGCCGACCACGAGATAACCTCCGGGGTGCGAGAGCTGTTCTTCAGCGCGCTCGCCGGCGGCTTCGCTATCACCATCACGCTGCTCGTCTACGCATCGATGTATCCGAAGACGGACAGCTCCATCGCGGCGGCGCTCCTGTATCCCATCGGCTTCATCTACATCATCATCGGGGGATACCAGCTCTACACCGAGAACACGCTCCCGCCGGTGGCGCTGACGCTGGAGCGTCTGGCGTCGATTCCGGCGCTGCTTCGCCACTGGGGCATCGTCGCGGCGGGCAACTTCGTCGGCGGGGCTATCGGCGCGGTCGTGCTCGCCTACGGCGGCGTGTTCAGCCCCGAGGCGGCGACCGTCGCGGCGAATCTGGCCGCCGAGGGCGTCTACGAGACCTCCAACGTGGAGCTGTTCTTCAAGGGGGCCTACGCGGGGCTCATCGTCGCCGGCGTCGTCTGGATGAACTTCGCCGCCCGGGACACGGTCACGCGGCTGCTTGTGGTCTACATCGCCTTCCTCACGATTCCGCTCGCGAACCTCTTTCACGTGGTCGTCTCCTTCACCGAGGCGACGTTCCTGATGCTCACCGGTGACCTGCCGCTGCTGCTGGCGATGACTGACTTCATCGTCCCCGTGATGCTTGGCAACACCATCGGCGGCGTCGTGTTGGTCACCATCGTCAACTACTACCAGACGACGGAGGACCGACTGGAGACGGCCCGGTTCGAACACGTCCGGCGGCTCAGCGTCCGGGAGTGGCTGCTTGGCAACCTCGCCGGTCGGTCGTACGTCCCGCTTGTCGACACCGTCGAGGACTTCGTCCGAGACCCTCAGTCCTACCGCGTTCTGGTTCCGATCGCGAACCCGCGGACCGAGTCGACGCTGGTCGAGCTCGCCTGTGCGCTGGCGAGCACCCGAGAGAAGGGGACGGTCCACGTCGCACACGTCGTTCAGGCGCCCCAACAGAGCAGCGCCATGGCCGACCGGGAACAGCGGGACCGAATCGTCGAGGAATCGTCGGGTCAGCTCGACGACCTCGACCGCCTGGCCGAGCAGTACGACGTGAAACTCGAGACGTCGACCATCGTCTCCCATCGCTCGTTCGAGGTGGTGTTCGACCGCGCGACGCGGACCCGCCCCGACCTCGTGTTGATGAACTGGGAGGAGGACGGGCTGTGGGCCAGCGCCCGCGCCGAGCGGCCCCTGGCCGAGCTCACGAACCAGCTCCCCACCGACTTCCTCGTCGTGAAGAACCGCGGCGGGGACGCCTCACGCATCCTCGTCCCGACTGCGGGTGGGCCGGCCTCGGACCTGAGTGCGGACGTCGCTCGCGGGCTCCGCAGCGCCGTCGGCTCGGAGATAACCCTCCTCCACGTCGCCGAAAGCGGCGAGCGCGAGGCGGGCGAGGCATTCCTCGCCGAGTGGGCCGAGAGTCACGACCTCGGGGACGCCGCTCGTATCGTCGACGATTCGGGCGATGTCGAGAGGGCCATCGAACGGGAAGCGGCCGACCACACGATGGTGATGCTCGGCGCGACCGAGCAGGGTATCCTCTCCCGGTTGGTCACCGACTCCCTCCACTTGAACGTCGTCGACGAGGTCGAGGGGACGGTGTTGCTCGCCGAACGCGCGACCGACCGGTCGCTCCTACAGCGGCTTATCGGGGCCGGACGGCGGGAGAAGTAG
- a CDS encoding anthranilate synthase component II, giving the protein MTETLAPTVLVVDNYDSFAYNLVQYVGEVVLRLGGSEDDVVVRRNDAVTVDAVHDLDPDGIVVSPGPGTPQDAGISMATFAELDYPTLGVCLGHQALCAANGGDVGHADAVVHGKSSVVTHDGEGLFEGVPDPVEVGRYHSLAVDRDDLPDALEETAHTVDDAEADIVMAVRHREAPHVGVQFHPESILTDHGKTMVENFCLSCNTT; this is encoded by the coding sequence GTGACCGAGACGCTGGCGCCCACCGTTCTCGTCGTCGACAACTACGACTCCTTCGCCTACAACCTCGTCCAGTACGTCGGCGAGGTGGTCCTGCGGCTGGGCGGGAGCGAGGACGACGTGGTCGTCCGGCGCAACGACGCCGTCACCGTCGACGCTGTCCACGACCTCGACCCCGACGGCATCGTCGTCTCGCCGGGGCCCGGCACGCCACAAGACGCGGGCATCTCGATGGCGACTTTCGCCGAACTCGACTATCCCACGCTGGGGGTTTGCCTGGGTCACCAGGCGCTGTGTGCCGCCAACGGCGGCGATGTCGGCCACGCCGACGCCGTCGTCCACGGGAAGTCCTCGGTGGTGACACACGACGGCGAGGGCCTCTTCGAGGGCGTCCCGGACCCCGTCGAGGTGGGCCGGTACCACTCGCTCGCGGTCGACCGCGACGACCTGCCCGATGCGCTCGAAGAGACCGCTCACACCGTCGACGACGCGGAGGCCGACATCGTGATGGCGGTCCGCCACCGCGAGGCCCCCCACGTCGGCGTCCAGTTCCACCCGGAGAGCATCCTCACCGACCACGGGAAGACCATGGTCGAAAACTTCTGTCTGTCATGCAATACCACGTAA
- a CDS encoding Rieske (2Fe-2S) protein encodes MDADSRIAAVEEVPEDGSLLFTVREGFDTSEAILVALADGVVAFENYCPHWTDVRLDKGSGATVREDELVCEKHGATFERDSGSCTFGPCEGAVLETVDITVADGDIYLTDDRYEFENKGPSGDHDLSSGGRIGFSGQ; translated from the coding sequence ATGGACGCGGACAGTCGCATCGCGGCGGTCGAGGAGGTACCCGAGGACGGCAGCCTCCTCTTTACCGTCCGCGAGGGATTCGATACGTCGGAAGCGATTCTCGTGGCGCTCGCGGACGGCGTCGTCGCCTTCGAGAACTACTGCCCCCACTGGACCGATGTCCGCCTGGACAAGGGCAGCGGCGCGACGGTACGGGAGGACGAACTGGTGTGTGAGAAACACGGTGCGACGTTCGAGCGCGACTCCGGGAGCTGTACCTTCGGCCCCTGTGAGGGCGCGGTTCTGGAGACGGTCGATATCACCGTCGCGGACGGCGATATCTACCTGACCGACGACCGGTACGAGTTCGAGAACAAGGGGCCCTCGGGCGACCACGACCTGTCTTCCGGCGGCCGAATCGGCTTTTCAGGCCAGTAG
- a CDS encoding FAD-dependent oxidoreductase, whose amino-acid sequence MDERSLTVAAVRDVGPDAIAIDVETPDDFSAQPGQFVKLTLSVDGEDESRFYTISSPDVDGEFEMTVGIDPDGDVAPHLAALEAGDSLRIAGPFGSDYYEGESRAVLLSGGPGIGPAIGIAERALADGNDAALVYRDDAPIHEGRLDALRERGVLVHLLDGDADLTDAVAEATGEGGQVFIYGFADFLDDATAALEAAGVDADDAKVENFG is encoded by the coding sequence ATGGACGAACGTTCACTCACAGTCGCCGCCGTCCGCGACGTTGGCCCCGACGCCATCGCTATCGACGTCGAGACCCCCGACGATTTCTCGGCCCAGCCCGGCCAGTTCGTCAAGCTCACACTCTCGGTCGACGGCGAGGACGAATCGCGCTTCTACACTATCTCCTCGCCCGACGTCGACGGCGAGTTCGAGATGACGGTCGGTATCGACCCCGACGGCGACGTCGCGCCCCACCTGGCCGCGCTCGAAGCCGGCGATTCGCTCCGCATCGCGGGCCCGTTCGGCTCGGACTACTACGAGGGGGAGTCGCGGGCGGTCCTGCTGTCCGGCGGCCCCGGCATCGGCCCGGCCATCGGTATCGCGGAGCGCGCGCTCGCGGACGGCAACGACGCCGCCCTCGTCTACCGGGACGACGCGCCGATTCACGAGGGCCGCCTGGACGCGCTGCGGGAGCGGGGCGTGCTGGTCCATCTGCTCGACGGCGACGCCGACCTGACCGACGCGGTGGCCGAGGCGACCGGCGAGGGCGGCCAGGTGTTCATCTACGGCTTCGCCGACTTCCTCGACGACGCGACCGCGGCGCTGGAAGCGGCGGGCGTCGACGCCGATGACGCGAAAGTCGAGAACTTCGGCTAG
- a CDS encoding aminotransferase class IV, with protein MQYHVNGELVPESEATVSVLDRGFMYGDAAFETLRVYGGDPFEWAAHRDRLGRTAEALGFADALPDDLRERVDETLAANDLTEAYCKVSVSRGVQPGKLTPGPEVDPTVVVIVKPLPRGGRDGERPWDGPATVQTVRTRRVPDEAVPADTKSHNYLNGILGRLELRRSAGDGTPADECLLRDTDGNLAEGATSNLFFVTENGLRTPSAELDLLPGVTRDIVMDLARDEGFPVETGAYSLDALRNADEAFLTNSTWEIRPIETVDGMGVGAGPMTKLLQRLYDERVEARHY; from the coding sequence ATGCAATACCACGTAAACGGCGAGCTCGTTCCCGAGAGCGAGGCCACGGTGTCGGTGTTGGACAGGGGGTTCATGTACGGCGACGCGGCCTTCGAAACGCTGCGAGTGTACGGCGGCGACCCCTTCGAGTGGGCGGCCCACCGCGACCGACTCGGGCGCACGGCCGAGGCGCTGGGCTTTGCCGACGCTCTCCCCGACGACCTGCGCGAGCGGGTCGACGAGACGCTCGCCGCCAACGACCTGACCGAGGCGTACTGCAAGGTCTCGGTCTCTCGCGGGGTCCAGCCCGGAAAACTCACGCCGGGCCCCGAGGTCGACCCGACCGTCGTGGTCATCGTCAAGCCGCTCCCCAGGGGCGGCCGCGACGGCGAGCGGCCCTGGGACGGCCCCGCGACGGTCCAGACCGTCCGCACGCGCCGGGTGCCCGACGAGGCGGTCCCCGCGGACACCAAGAGCCACAACTACCTGAACGGGATTCTCGGCCGGCTGGAGCTCCGCCGGTCGGCCGGCGACGGCACCCCCGCCGACGAGTGTCTCCTGCGCGATACCGACGGGAACCTCGCCGAGGGCGCGACGAGCAACCTCTTTTTCGTGACCGAGAACGGCCTCCGGACGCCCAGCGCGGAGCTGGACCTGCTACCCGGCGTCACCCGGGATATCGTCATGGACCTCGCCCGGGACGAGGGGTTCCCCGTCGAGACGGGCGCGTACTCGCTGGACGCGCTGCGAAACGCCGACGAGGCGTTTCTCACGAACTCCACGTGGGAGATTCGACCCATCGAGACGGTCGACGGCATGGGCGTGGGCGCCGGCCCGATGACGAAGCTCCTGCAGCGGCTCTACGACGAGCGCGTCGAGGCCCGTCACTACTGA